AATATCCCTGAGCAGTAATTCCCAAGTTTACGCCTTGAAAACAAACATGTCTGCACCTACCTGTAAGATGCCGATAACTGCTCTGAAGTAGCCCACGTGAAAGCACGGCAACTCCAAGTCAATGTACCCGTAGTGGCCCAGACAGTCAGCCAAGTTCTTCCCGCAGGTTTCACAAGGACGATCTTTCTCACTGGTACCCTTTGGATAAGAGCATATCCAATTATTAACGGAGACTACTGGACCGGAAAGTGGGACCAGGTGATTCTGGAAGGCGCAGTGTATTCACACCCCACTGACCAAAGGCTAGATTCCCTGAGATGGTGCAGGACGAataagggaggaaggaagctctTGCTTCTTCTGAACCTGGCAAATCATCAGCTTCATCAGCATGTCAAAACACATGGCTTGGGAGGGGATGAGGCCTTACCATCCTATGGTCAAGCACACCGTACAGCAGGGGAGCATGGTTGTTGTCCTGGCTGTACAGGTTCTTACTCACAACCTGGATGTGGGCCTGCTGGCGCATCTCCTCAGGGGACTTCATTCCAAAACAGATGTGgcttctggaattaaaaaaaaaaaacaacaggggtggtggtgtctgggtggctcagtggtttaagcctctgccttcagctcaggtcatggtctcagggtcctgggactgagccctgcatcgggctctctgctcagcgaggcaccttcccccccaccccccccaccgcctgcctctctgcctacttgtgatctctgtctgtcaaataaataaataaaatcttaaaaacaaacaaacaaacaaaccaaaaaaccaaaacaaaaccaagccaGCATAATACAGTGCAGAAAATTAATGGCACAAGATGAAATCAGTGTGGTGTATGGGGTCCAGTCATGCTGTGCTTGGGAAGGCTGGTAGATATTTTACATGTTAGTACAATGGAAAGCCACAGGAACGTTTTAAACTGGAGTCAGAAAATCTAATTTGCATCGTAACAGGGTCTCTTGGGCTCCTTTGTGAGAACAGATTACATCTGAATAtgggtggggtttggggggtgggaatGAAGGGCCAGGGTGAATACGGAGAGACCACTAGCAAGGATTCCTCCAAGTAAGACACCTGTTTCCCATGAACGGCAACCCACCAAACAGCTGCCCAAGCAAGAGATTCTGTGTGTCAATTTTACACCCTAAACTCCTCTGAAATCCAGCTCTCCAGTGACTCTACCAATCTCATGCAGAAGGACATCATCATCCCCTGCCTGGACCCCTGCAGTGGCATCCAAGatctccctctcattctgtccCCCAAGAATCGAGGGACGTTTCAGGAGAACTCTATTACCGACACTCCCCTGCTTAAATAGCTTCAGAGGTTCGTTATGGCCTGCAAGAGGATTCTGGAACACAGCTTCAgatctcctgcttccttctcatcacccctttctccctccagCATGCTCCTTATAGGCTGCTGGGTCTGCATTCTTCTGTTTGAATCCCTTTCTTATTAGGTGTTTGTCCTTGCACTTGCCAACACTGACTTGCCTACCTTCTCCAGCTAAAAGAGGCAGTAAGGTCTTATTCGCGTCCTAGCTCTAATACTTATGGCGGGGCCTAGCACACAACACCTtcctcagttaagcgtctgttgCAAGAATGACTGGTTTATTTTTTCCGTGTCAGCTCTAAGAGGAGGCCACGGTCTGATAAATAAGTTCTGAGGGATAAAAGGTCCAGAAGAGCTGCCCCATATCTGAGACTGCTACACATCGCCCAGTGGGATAGCTTTCTAACTGGAAACTCTATCCTTTCGGTCAGCAAATATCGCCTCCGTGTTACATGCTCTGCAGCAAAACCACAATTAGACACAGTCCCCGCCCGAGACTGCGCCCCATGCTGCAGTGGCAAAAAGATCTGCTGGGAAAGGTCATCGTTTGACCTCGGGAGGACGCGTCACACAGCAAGCCCCGGGACCACCCCCAGCCTGCAGTCCCCCAGGTGTTGGATTACCCTCTGCCTGACCAATAGTATTTGGCCTATCCTGAAACTTCGGAGTTTTGCCCACACCTTCCGCGGACCTCCCGGCCCTCCCCTTCCAACCGAATCTCATCTCCGACTCCTCGAGACCCGGGACCCCTGACATCGCACCCCCTTGCCCCTCATTTCTCCACCCTTTGACCATTCTTGCTTCTCCTTACATTTTCTTGGCCACATCCGTCTCTCGGAACTGTTCCTTCACCATGGTGACGGCTGCCGAGGTACCCTCCCCAATACGCGGGGAGCTAGAGAAACGTACGTCCCCGCACCTACTGAGGCTGCTAGTCGCCTCGCTGCTAACACCTCCGTGGCATCCTGTCGGCCACCGTAGAGCGCCCCACGTGGTCACTTCCTCTTCCGCTACTCGTTGGCGCGTCTGTCAGTCAGGAGAGGGCTTCGGACAGACCGCTTTCTGCCTTCTCCCTACACTGCCATCTTGCGGCACCTCGTTGAAACTGCAGCGGAGCCGGTTCTGGTAATTTCAAAAGCCTTTTTGAGGTTCGTTTCTCCAGGTCATGTGACCCCTGCAGAGACACTGCAAAGCCTTGCCTCAGAACGTTTAGGCCATCAGAGACAAAAACTGCATAAAGTGGAAAATCGTCATTATCCACATCAATACCACCGTAATTAAGATCGATCCTCTAATTTGGGATCTGCCCAGGGAACAGAAGTACCAAACTGGAAGACcaccaaaggaaataaatgggtCAGGAAACAAGATCATGTGTGCAGTTTACaaagtttctttgaaaaagaaatgaggggcacctgggtggcttagtgggttaagcctctgccttcagctcaggtcatgatatcagggtcctgggatcgagcttcccctctctctctgcctgcctctctgcctatttgtgatctctccctatctgtcaaataaataaataataaaaaataaaaaagaaatgaattaaacttATATGATTGATTACAAAACTCGAAGCTATAAATCTGTGAAAAGTAAGTCATGGTGAGCAAGATGAAGGGAGAATAGGAGTTGGAGATCATTAACGTAGTCAAGAAATAAACAACTTGCGCGCAGTCTGTGACAACCTGTGGGAGGTGATCCTAGTGTGACATCTCAGCACATGAGACTACCAAGGAAACCACAACACTGTAGGATTTAGTGCTACAGAGCCTGAAACTTCTTTACTATTTGTAAGAAACTCTAGACAGAACTGAATCAAGTGGTTCAACACCTTTGAGTTTTAAGAAGGGATGCTATTCAGACTCCATGGATCCTCATTGGGAAAAcacaaatgtaaaacaaaagcaaagcaaattagACTTTACTTATTTCAGCAGTTAATCACTTAAAATCTCTTTAGAAGAATATAGACAGTACTAACAAGATTTGACGAGTGGCTTTTATCATAGAGGTCAGAAGCAAAGGTTCTGGAATCACAGTCGCTCCTCCGGTACCACCACCTAAAGCTGGTCTTATTTTGTCTTGGTTTCCCCACCTTGTAAGAGAGGTAATAAGTATCCTACTTCTTAGAGTTATGGGGAAGGTCAAATGGCAAAATGAATGTGAAAGTATTTAGAATGTAACAGGCACAGAGCAGTCACTCAATGAACATTAACTATTGTTATTCTGAAAAACGTAGAAAAGCTATCCTCAAAGCCTGCACCTTTGTCGCCTCTTCCACACTAATCTTTGGAGGTCTTAATGTATGTATTTGAACATGCACCTATGTTCCTTATTTTTGCATGGCCATGTCACTTTAAATAACAAACTTATGGATCAAATAttcataagtctttttttttttttttggtagggactaaggttttcagaaaaaacacaaattaaagaacgattcttttatttttaattcagaaaactACCACAGGATCTCAAAAAAAGCAATATTTAGCAAGAAACTAAAACGGTCGGTTTTGTGCAGTTGAAATAACAAAAGGTTTTGAATTGGTTCTGCGGTTTCCCTCGCTATAAAATGAGGCTGGTCAACAGGATCTCCTAAGATGTCTTCTAGCTTTACGAAGGTTTAACTCGCATTGAGATAATTTAAACTATAATTCGGTTTACCGTAATTTTAAGTACGGGAAATTCAGGACAGCGAATTGAATTGAGACTGAACGTCTGCCTTCGTAAATCTAGTCTATGTAAGGTCTGTGGGGGCGGGCCTTGGGCACTTTCAATCAGGCATTGGTGCGGCCGCCCTCGCCGGGCTGGCCACGCCCCCACGCCTCCGCGGGGGCCTTCCTTGCGCCTTGATATGATTGGCCGGCGGAGAGTGGGTCTCTTTTCCTCTCCGGCTGCTGGAAGCTCGGCCGCCATCATGGTGAGTCTCCCCAGACCCGTGCAGTCATCCTGCACGTATCTGAGCCATCCTTCGTCCCCGGGTCCTGCCATTTGTGCTACGGCCACCCGAAGCCCTGTCGCTCTTTTTTTGGCTGTGTCTGACGGAGGCTGGTTGCCGAGAGTCCCGGAGCCGTCGGCGGGGACCTGACCCGGACACGCCGGGCTTCAGAATCCAGGGCCTGGGGATTGCGAGGGCGCTTGCTGCGTTTGTCGGCGTCGTGGAGTCTAGTGGATCGGGCGGGGTGGTCTGAGACTCCTCTCACCTGCGTTCTCGGTTTGGGATAGGCGGCTTGCAAGTGATGGCAGCCCCAGAGATGAAGCGGGCGCCGCTGGCGCCCGGCCGATTTGTGTCGCGTGAAGCTGTCCGCATGTCTAAGCTAGAACATTGTCAACTGGACGGAACCTCTTGTACTTTGCGGAAACCGAGACCTTGGAAAGGGAGGCCTGCAGAAAGCTTGTCTTGAGTACATGACCCCTGAGCTCTGTCAGTAAAGGCTCAGCACCCGTTCGTAATTCCACCGAACGTGCAagttccctcttccctccaatgTTCTCAAGAGGTGGGGGCTGTTAGAGTGAACTTACTTCGGTGCGGCTTTTCGCACTGAAGTAGAAATTCAGCAACCAGTCGTTGCCATGAAagcctctcctttcttttggatgAAATTCCTTTTCAGTGTAAGCATGCTGAATGCCCACGTTCCTAGGTGCTTATTTGTGTAAAAGCTGTTGGGCCATTTAGAAGGGAGTAGGTTTTCTTGTGGGGGTGTAAGTTGGCCATGCACGGTGGGTAGTTGACATGCAGATAGTGGCAGCGTTTATGTCAAATTTGTGAGGGTGTTATGAATGTAATGGAGGCCGTAAGGTTTGTATAAGTTCATGCAGTTTTTACTCCACAGAAAGGGTCCTTACATGAGGGTGAGGGTGGTCTCCCTCCGCCCCAAGGAGACGGTGCAAAATCTGGCGACATTTTTGATCCAAACTGGAGAGTTGGGGGTGCTACTGGCTTCTAATTCAAGGGTGCTACTGGACGTTCTAAAATGCACAGGACAAGCCCCCACAGAGAAGTAGTGGGGTCAGAGTAGTAATGTTGagattgagaaaccctgctcCAAAGTGATTCCCATAGCAAAGGGAAGATTCCATAAAGCTGTGGAGTATGTTCTCTTGATACTGAGCATATGTGTGTTAGGTGTGTCTTAGGAGTTAGGCAGTGGGggggttgtggtttttttttctttcagtgaaagCGTTCCCACCACTAGCTCATGTAGCTGTTGAAGGTTTAAAATGTGGCACCTGCAGCCTTGGAATTGCATCTTAATCGTGACTTTGTGTTTGTAAATCATCCACATGTGGCTCGTAGGTACCCATTGGCAGTTCTGTACTTTGGAAACTAAGCAGGGTCAAGAAAGGTTTGAGTGGATTGCTAATTCATGGTTCATGTATGTTTTTAGAACGACACAGTAACTATCCGGACCAGGAAGTTCATGACCAACCGACTACTTCAGCGCAAACAAATGGTAAGGGCGGGTATATCaaagtttcattgtttttctctttaagagattaattttgtaataataaGCACTAaaacctgttatttttttttaggttattgaTGTCCTTCATCCTGGAAAGGCAACAGTACCTAAGACAGAAATTCGGGAAAAACTAGCCAAAATGTACAAGACCACACCAGATGTCATATTTGTATTTGGATTCAGAACCCATTTTGGTGGTGGCAAGACAACTGGCTTTGGCATGATTTATGATTCCTTggattatgcaaagaaaaatgaacccaaacaTAGACTTGCAAGAGTAGGTGTTCTCATTTGTTCAGTAGTTGCTGAAgactgagtttttctttttttctttttttttatttgacagacagcgagagagggaacacaaggagggggaatggGTTTGGAAAGGTTGGCACCAAATTGAGATCCTTAATTCCGAAAGTCTTGAGTTTGGACTCCACCCTCATAGGTAGCCAGGAATCGTGAAAAGGCTTTTGATCATTTTCCTAGTGAACTACAGCAATGAGTGGAGCAAGTTCCCTTAGATTCTAGATTATAAActattgattattattttaaagcagtacttgtgtttttctctctttatccaCTGCCATCAGGTAAGTCTTCCAGTAGAACAGCTGAGGGGAAATGATGGTGTGGTAGACAGATGCTGTACTCATTAGTTGGGTTCCCTCGGAGGCCTTGCTGAGGAGGTGACCTTTAAGCTGAAATCTGTGTGAAGATTTGAAAGCAGTCTGCGTGTCTCAATTGGATTACCTTTCCTGTTTTAGTACAAACAAGCATTGTTAAATGTACTTGAAACACTTTTGATTTGGGAAGGTACATTTCTTGAGCTGCTTGACTTGCTTATGGTCCCTACCAGATCAGTTAATGCTGAGTTGATGTTCACAGGTCACTTAGAGGTACTCCTTTTTCCTTTAGCATGGTCtgtatgagaagaaaaagacctcAAGAAAACAGCGAAAAGAACgcaagaacagaatgaagaaagtcaGGGGGACTgcgaaagccaatgttggtgctGGCAAAAAGGTATTGCTCATCAAGAAGAATACAGAAATGTCAGTTGCAGGTCTTTAGTTTCTAGAAAGGAGGCATTTGTTAACTTAATaaccttttttaatgttttttcttttcccacttctTCTGGATTACAGAAGGTAACGTGTTTTGAGACGCTACATGATGTGTAGTATCTTAACACCTCACTAGAGTAGCTTTGCCCACCCTTTGTCAGCTCACAGATCAGCACAACATAGGGGCCACATCGGTTCAGTGATCCTAGTAGGCACCTTGCAAGCAAGCCCTGTCaggaaaaagttttcatttttctgctaaTTGGTTTGGACTGTTAAAAGGGGAAGATTAAACTTATTTGCTTAAAACAGATAACTGGTTTAAGAAGCAGTTGAATCAATGTGGCCCATGTTTTCCTGGCATGCTGGAGAGGCAGCTGAAATCTCAGTTGATTTCCTCTCCAGTTAGCCAAGACTTAAGTGATTTTAATGATAAGCAGCTTTTTACCAGCTTTGCCAGCTAACTGTAAATAATAGTTGAATTAAGGTGTTGGGTtgttaaattaacaaataatcaAGTGttctgtgaacttttttttttttttttttgccttttccctcTACTTTCTTGGATTTCTTATTCATCAGAAATGAAGTGTCTAGCAGGTACTGAGATTGTGAGCACGGTGTGGGGATGCATCACCTTCACTGAGTTTGCTTTGATGCTTTGCATGTGTTGGCTTTTGGACAACAAGAGTTTTATGTAGTATGATCTCTTATAATTTAactgctttgttttaaaatggtGTATaatgagggaggaagagaaacttTTAATCACGTTTATTTTGGAAAATCAAAAATGCATGCTAATGTTGCGAAGTGACCTGGTGGAGGAAGGTGGGTACTCTACTGAGTAGGCATCTTTTAACTTGTAGTTGGGAAATGCTGTGTCCTGGAGTTATATACCCAGGAAACAGCTTTAGTTAACACAGGGCCTGAGAAAGGGCCTTTCATTTTGTCATCAACAGTCTTTCCCTTGGGGACCCTGAGGACTGGTCAATTTCTTTGGCAGCTCTGGTAATAAAATGGCCTAGGAGATCTGGCGAAGCTTCTGTCTAGAAAGCGTTCACTCGGATCTGCCTTTTACAGTTATACTGCTTTTTATTGATCTCTAATTTTTTCATCTgatgtccatttttcttttaattgaaaaaattccAAGGTAATTGGATATATGATACATGATATGATATACTGATAGAGGATATACTTTCTCTGTAAATTTTTGGTCAGAGTGGTCCACTACCCCGTGACATTTTTGCATATTTGAGCAGCCTAAATCATCTAAAGTGGGTTTAAGAGGGATTGGAAGTAGTAGGGTTTTGAAACACTGTTAGTCCTGCCCCTGTTTACTTCCTGTAACAAtgactccctgctctgccaggcaGTAAATCTGGTATGCCTGCCCAGGCCTCTCTAATCCCATTGTCTTTCCAGCCATGGAGTTCTAGTAATGGATGACCTGCCAGAGGAACTATCTTCTGCTTAGAACTGCTCCCTGTTTGTGAGGCTTACACTTATCAACGGAGTTTGCTGAGGTTGCAAAAAGTTAGTGGACTGATCTAGAACCCAAGGACATTTAACCCATTCTCGTCTTCATTCAGCCTTTGGGCCCCGTATGTTTGTGCTCATTAGTGTTCGCCAGTGACGTGTGGAGGGGCTCCCTGTGGGGACCTGAGCCATCACTATTCCCTCTTGACATGGCACTGGTGCATTTCATTAGCAGAGCTCTGGAAAATTGGCTGggaaatgaatgcatgaatgagcACATGTGTTCTTTGGCTCCAACTAGGCAGGTTTACTAATACTACTTTTAACTGTTATTGTTTGGATGTTGGAATTGGTTTTTGCTCTTACCTTTTGGGAACAATAGAATTGTTTCAAATTATGGACTTGTTCTTGTTTGAAGAGTGCTTGAAGCATTTTCATTTCAGCCCagttctgcctttttaaa
Above is a genomic segment from Mustela nigripes isolate SB6536 chromosome 4, MUSNIG.SB6536, whole genome shotgun sequence containing:
- the RPS24 gene encoding small ribosomal subunit protein eS24 isoform X4 codes for the protein MKASPFFWMKFLFSNDTVTIRTRKFMTNRLLQRKQMVIDVLHPGKATVPKTEIREKLAKMYKTTPDVIFVFGFRTHFGGGKTTGFGMIYDSLDYAKKNEPKHRLARHGLYEKKKTSRKQRKERKNRMKKVRGTAKANVGAGKKKE
- the RPS24 gene encoding small ribosomal subunit protein eS24 isoform X2; this encodes MIGRRRVGLFSSPAAGSSAAIMNDTVTIRTRKFMTNRLLQRKQMVIDVLHPGKATVPKTEIREKLAKMYKTTPDVIFVFGFRTHFGGGKTTGFGMIYDSLDYAKKNEPKHRLARHGLYEKKKTSRKQRKERKNRMKKVRGTAKANVGAGKKK
- the RPS24 gene encoding small ribosomal subunit protein eS24 isoform X1, which codes for MIGRRRVGLFSSPAAGSSAAIMNDTVTIRTRKFMTNRLLQRKQMVIDVLHPGKATVPKTEIREKLAKMYKTTPDVIFVFGFRTHFGGGKTTGFGMIYDSLDYAKKNEPKHRLARHGLYEKKKTSRKQRKERKNRMKKVRGTAKANVGAGKKKE
- the RPS24 gene encoding small ribosomal subunit protein eS24 isoform X3, with translation MIGRRRVGLFSSPAAGSSAAIMNDTVTIRTRKFMTNRLLQRKQMVIDVLHPGKATVPKTEIREKLAKMYKTTPDVIFVFGFRTHFGGGKTTGFGMIYDSLDYAKKNEPKHRLARHGLYEKKKTSRKQRKERKNRMKKVRGTAKANVGAGKK